From a region of the Acidobacteriota bacterium genome:
- a CDS encoding 4Fe-4S dicluster domain-containing protein → MRYAMAIDTRLCVGCMNCVVACKNENQVPEGYCRDWITETVRGEFPDLRLEIRSERCNHCDRPPCVSCCPTGASYRREDGIVLVDKSKCIGCKACMAACPYDARFVHPDGYISKCTFCHHLVDQGQDPACVSSCPTRCMHFGDVDDPDSAISRLLRRRAHHTLLPDTGCGPHCFFLV, encoded by the coding sequence ATGCGCTACGCGATGGCGATTGATACCAGGCTGTGCGTCGGGTGCATGAACTGCGTAGTGGCCTGCAAGAACGAAAACCAGGTGCCTGAGGGCTATTGCCGCGACTGGATCACGGAAACCGTTCGCGGGGAATTCCCCGACCTCAGGCTCGAGATTCGGTCGGAGCGATGCAACCACTGCGACCGGCCCCCGTGCGTGTCCTGCTGCCCGACCGGAGCGAGTTACCGGCGCGAGGACGGCATCGTGCTGGTGGACAAATCCAAATGCATCGGGTGCAAGGCATGCATGGCCGCCTGCCCGTACGATGCGCGTTTCGTGCACCCGGACGGCTACATCAGCAAGTGCACATTCTGCCACCATCTGGTGGACCAGGGACAGGACCCGGCGTGCGTATCGTCGTGCCCGACGCGCTGCATGCACTTTGGCGACGTCGACGATCCCGACAGCGCCATCAGTCGCCTGCTGCGTCGTCGCGCACACCACACGCTCCTGCCGGACACGGGCTGTGGGCCCCACTGCTTCTTCCTCGTTTAA
- a CDS encoding type II toxin-antitoxin system VapC family toxin, with amino-acid sequence MAERRHPRGLIDTSVVIDLEQIVADALPLELAVSAVTMAELAAGPHATADPAERARRQDRLQRSEATFEPLPMDAEVARAYGRIYAAVTASGRKARGRRAVDLFIAATAVAAGLPLYTRNPDDFVGLSDLLDIVVV; translated from the coding sequence GTGGCTGAGCGGCGGCACCCTCGCGGACTCATCGACACCTCCGTCGTCATCGACTTGGAGCAGATCGTGGCAGACGCACTACCGCTGGAACTGGCCGTATCAGCCGTGACCATGGCCGAACTGGCGGCCGGGCCACACGCGACCGCCGATCCTGCCGAGCGCGCCCGGCGGCAAGACCGACTTCAACGATCTGAAGCCACCTTCGAACCATTGCCGATGGACGCGGAAGTCGCTCGTGCCTACGGCCGCATTTACGCCGCCGTGACCGCGTCCGGCCGCAAGGCACGCGGCCGACGAGCGGTGGACCTGTTCATCGCCGCGACCGCCGTCGCCGCCGGCTTACCGCTTTACACCAGGAACCCAGACGACTTCGTGGGCTTGTCGGACCTGCTGGACATCGTCGTCGTCTGA
- a CDS encoding VanZ family protein, with product MGIRPLMRGMLVLWILVILWMVVPWRSFQDHLHWGSVQWIPFVSPPVRLLEIASNVILYVPFGALFAWTQPTRRGVLWRTLAWALLLSGLTEASQLFSHGRFPSVTDLVANVLGALIGARAAMSRRPKV from the coding sequence ATGGGAATCCGCCCGCTCATGCGGGGCATGCTCGTGCTGTGGATCCTGGTCATCCTGTGGATGGTGGTGCCCTGGCGGAGTTTCCAGGACCACCTTCACTGGGGCAGTGTCCAGTGGATCCCTTTCGTCTCCCCGCCCGTCAGGCTCCTGGAGATCGCGAGCAACGTGATCCTCTACGTGCCGTTCGGCGCTTTGTTCGCATGGACGCAGCCCACCCGGAGAGGGGTGCTGTGGCGCACCCTGGCGTGGGCGCTGTTGCTCTCGGGTCTGACGGAGGCATCCCAGCTTTTCAGCCACGGGCGGTTTCCATCCGTGACCGACCTCGTCGCGAACGTGCTCGGTGCGCTGATCGGGGCGCGCGCGGCGATGTCCCGCAGGCCGAAGGTCTGA
- the nrfD gene encoding NrfD/PsrC family molybdoenzyme membrane anchor subunit — translation MMEFSSTRNNPLVDPHLGVWSWEIPIYLFLGGIVAGLMILGGLALLRVARGDDSRTFYSWQAPLLGFALMNVGMLALLLDLTHRLYVWRLYTTFQPASPMSWGAWILILVYVVLLASAVIRLHESWPWLGQEFPVLQRWSNTFTAAPRRLAALGWANLLVGAALGIYTGILLNTMVARPLWNSAILAPLFLVSGLSTGAAALHLLEPLQRRLAALRWPAPGRLPGLLQQVGPNPPGHGASTSLVRLDQVFVVIELTIIILLIIDLSTGSISKVGAASLIVSGPYALAFWVGVVALGLVVPLAWQAMMLVRPSAQSVVPALLVLAGGYTLRWVIVNAGQLSAFVPTVVSAR, via the coding sequence ATGATGGAGTTCTCCAGCACGCGCAACAACCCGCTGGTCGATCCGCACCTGGGCGTGTGGAGTTGGGAGATCCCAATCTACTTGTTCCTCGGCGGCATCGTGGCCGGCCTGATGATACTTGGCGGGCTGGCGCTGCTTCGCGTGGCCAGAGGCGATGACAGCCGGACGTTCTACTCCTGGCAAGCCCCGCTGCTCGGCTTCGCCCTGATGAACGTCGGGATGCTCGCTCTGCTGCTCGACCTCACGCACCGACTCTACGTCTGGCGTCTCTACACCACGTTTCAGCCGGCGTCGCCCATGTCGTGGGGGGCCTGGATATTGATTCTCGTGTACGTCGTGCTGCTCGCCTCGGCGGTGATCCGGCTCCACGAGTCCTGGCCCTGGCTGGGCCAGGAATTTCCTGTGCTTCAGCGATGGTCCAACACGTTCACCGCCGCGCCCCGGCGGTTGGCTGCGCTCGGATGGGCAAACCTCCTGGTCGGCGCCGCGCTCGGCATCTATACGGGCATCTTGTTGAACACGATGGTTGCGCGCCCGCTGTGGAACAGCGCCATCCTGGCCCCACTGTTTCTGGTGTCCGGGCTGTCCACGGGCGCGGCGGCCCTTCACCTGCTCGAGCCGCTTCAGCGGCGCCTGGCTGCACTCCGCTGGCCGGCACCAGGTCGCCTGCCCGGCCTCTTGCAACAGGTCGGCCCGAATCCACCCGGGCATGGGGCGTCAACCTCGTTGGTGCGGTTGGATCAGGTGTTCGTGGTCATCGAACTGACGATCATCATCCTGTTGATAATCGACCTGTCCACCGGCTCGATTTCCAAGGTGGGCGCCGCCTCGTTGATCGTGTCGGGCCCCTACGCGCTGGCCTTCTGGGTCGGGGTGGTCGCGCTCGGTCTGGTCGTACCGCTGGCGTGGCAGGCGATGATGCTGGTTCGCCCATCGGCACAAAGCGTGGTGCCGGCCCTGCTGGTCCTGGCGGGGGGCTACACGCTTCGCTGGGTCATCGTCAACGCGGGCCAGTTGAGCGCCTTCGTCCCAACGGTCGTCAGCGCGCGCTGA
- a CDS encoding 2-oxoacid:ferredoxin oxidoreductase subunit beta — MTYIAKPKVHHPSLKKNEIGLTRRDYEGAITTLCAGCGHDSITAAVIQAFWELSIPPHKVAKLSGIGCSSKTPAYFLREAHGFNSVHGRMPAVATGANAANGDLIMIGVSGDGDSLSIGLGQLCHAIRRNLNMLYMLENNGVYGLTKGQFSASADPGSTAKKGEANQMQAIDSALLALTLGATFVARSFSGDKAQLVPIIQAGLAHRGFAFIDIISPCVTFNDHDGSTKSYAYTREHTVEVVQADFVPPAEEISAEYQEGSLKNVMMHDGSWVKFRKLAKDYDPTNRDAAYAHIRDHQRKGEVVTGLLYISPDSKDVHDQNETVPGSLYNLPHAQLCPGNDALQKLMGQFR, encoded by the coding sequence ATGACGTATATTGCGAAACCCAAGGTCCACCATCCTTCGCTCAAGAAAAACGAAATCGGGCTGACCCGCCGCGACTACGAGGGCGCGATCACCACGTTGTGCGCCGGTTGCGGGCACGACTCGATCACCGCCGCCGTCATCCAGGCGTTCTGGGAACTGAGCATTCCGCCGCACAAGGTGGCCAAGCTGTCTGGCATTGGCTGCTCGTCGAAGACGCCGGCCTACTTCCTGCGCGAGGCGCACGGCTTCAACAGCGTTCACGGCCGCATGCCGGCCGTGGCGACCGGCGCCAACGCGGCCAACGGCGACCTGATCATGATCGGCGTGTCGGGCGATGGGGATTCGCTCTCTATTGGTTTAGGGCAACTGTGCCACGCGATTCGCCGCAACCTGAACATGCTGTACATGCTCGAGAACAACGGCGTGTACGGCTTGACGAAGGGGCAGTTCTCGGCGTCGGCCGACCCGGGATCGACCGCCAAGAAGGGCGAGGCGAACCAGATGCAGGCGATCGACAGCGCGCTGCTGGCGCTCACGCTCGGCGCCACGTTCGTCGCCCGCAGCTTTTCGGGCGACAAGGCGCAGCTGGTGCCGATCATCCAGGCCGGCCTGGCCCACCGCGGCTTCGCGTTCATCGACATCATCTCCCCCTGCGTGACCTTCAACGACCACGACGGCTCGACCAAGAGCTACGCCTACACGCGCGAGCACACGGTGGAGGTGGTGCAGGCCGACTTCGTGCCGCCCGCCGAGGAGATCAGCGCCGAGTATCAAGAGGGTTCGCTGAAGAACGTGATGATGCACGACGGCAGCTGGGTGAAGTTTCGCAAGCTGGCGAAGGACTACGACCCGACCAACCGCGACGCCGCCTACGCGCACATTCGCGATCACCAGCGCAAGGGCGAGGTCGTCACCGGCCTGCTCTACATCTCGCCGGACTCGAAGGACGTGCACGACCAGAACGAAACGGTGCCCGGCTCGCTTTACAACCTGCCGCACGCCCAACTCTGCCCGGGCAACGATGCACTGCAGAAGCTGATGGGGCAGTTCCGGTAA
- a CDS encoding SRPBCC family protein produces MRRFVKETRIAAPPAKVFGFHESPEALTSLIPPWESMRVAESSGSLVPGSRVVLKGRVAGIIPVRWVAVHTAYVPPHLFADRQESGPFAMWEHRHEFLDDGAGGTILRDEVDYALPLGGLGQWMAGGFVERQIARMFAYRHETTKRIVESGG; encoded by the coding sequence ATGAGGCGGTTCGTCAAAGAGACGCGGATTGCCGCGCCTCCGGCCAAGGTCTTTGGTTTCCACGAGAGCCCGGAAGCGCTGACCTCACTGATTCCGCCGTGGGAAAGCATGCGCGTGGCCGAGTCGAGCGGTTCGCTCGTCCCCGGAAGCCGCGTGGTGCTCAAGGGCCGCGTCGCCGGCATCATCCCGGTGCGCTGGGTGGCCGTGCACACCGCGTATGTGCCGCCACATCTGTTCGCCGATCGCCAGGAATCCGGCCCGTTCGCCATGTGGGAACATCGCCACGAATTCCTCGATGACGGGGCGGGCGGCACGATCCTGCGTGATGAGGTGGACTACGCGCTGCCGCTCGGCGGGTTAGGCCAGTGGATGGCGGGCGGATTCGTCGAGCGACAGATCGCGCGCATGTTCGCGTATCGCCACGAGACGACGAAGCGGATCGTCGAATCGGGCGGTTAG
- a CDS encoding M42 family metallopeptidase: MMALAAAGAAQVPPPLDATAQLLKALSEAPGPSAFEEDVRRIVVNEFNAVGAAIDYDGLGSVHATLPGNTTGPRVMVTAHMDEVGLMVQYITPDGFIRVKTLGGVLDQALPDQRWTILGRNGPVMAVSGLRTTHVLPPAQRTSVWSLEDTFLDVGALSREEVERMGIRPGDGIAPQSEFAVMANGRYAGKAWDDRVGLGVMIAAARRIRSEGLTLPAQIIWVATTQEEIGLRGAQTAVDKARPDIGISIEAGVSADYPAIGPTQAQERLGGGPGIFLLDSSMIPNRKFRDFFFDVAQQARIPLQPNVLTGYGEDGAEIQRYDTGRATVNMTVPTRYLHGHTGVIQRTDFDRAVELLLQVLTRLDAKTVAQLSSFAP; this comes from the coding sequence ATGATGGCGCTCGCCGCGGCCGGGGCCGCCCAGGTCCCGCCGCCGCTCGACGCCACCGCACAGCTGCTCAAGGCGCTGTCGGAGGCCCCAGGCCCATCAGCGTTCGAAGAAGACGTCCGCCGCATCGTCGTCAACGAGTTCAACGCGGTTGGCGCCGCGATTGATTACGACGGACTCGGATCGGTGCATGCCACATTGCCCGGCAATACCACCGGGCCGCGCGTGATGGTGACCGCGCACATGGATGAAGTCGGCCTGATGGTCCAATACATCACCCCAGACGGATTCATCCGCGTGAAGACGCTCGGCGGCGTGCTCGATCAGGCCCTCCCCGATCAGCGGTGGACGATCCTCGGCCGCAATGGTCCCGTGATGGCGGTCAGCGGCCTGCGCACCACGCACGTCCTGCCCCCGGCACAACGCACGAGCGTCTGGTCGCTCGAAGACACGTTCCTCGACGTCGGCGCGTTGTCTCGCGAAGAGGTCGAACGCATGGGGATTCGTCCGGGCGACGGCATCGCGCCCCAGAGCGAATTTGCGGTGATGGCCAATGGCCGGTATGCGGGCAAGGCCTGGGACGACCGGGTTGGACTCGGCGTGATGATCGCGGCGGCGCGCCGCATCCGCAGCGAGGGTCTCACCTTGCCGGCGCAGATCATCTGGGTCGCGACCACGCAGGAGGAGATCGGGTTGCGCGGGGCGCAAACTGCGGTCGACAAGGCGCGGCCCGACATCGGCATCTCGATCGAGGCGGGGGTGTCGGCTGATTACCCGGCGATCGGGCCGACCCAGGCGCAGGAGCGGCTGGGCGGCGGGCCGGGCATTTTCCTGCTCGACAGCTCGATGATTCCCAACCGCAAGTTCCGCGATTTCTTTTTCGACGTCGCCCAGCAAGCGCGCATCCCGCTGCAGCCGAACGTGCTCACCGGGTACGGTGAGGATGGCGCTGAGATTCAGCGGTATGACACCGGACGCGCCACGGTCAATATGACGGTGCCGACCAGGTACCTGCACGGCCACACCGGCGTGATTCAACGGACGGATTTCGATCGCGCGGTGGAGTTGTTGCTTCAGGTGCTGACGCGGCTCGACGCCAAGACGGTCGCGCAGCTGTCGAGCTTCGCTCCGTAA
- a CDS encoding molybdopterin-dependent oxidoreductase, producing the protein MNTVSRRRFLKLSAGTVAVAGGTAGLWSLASDAKGATTEAREVATICNVCFWKCGAIATVRDGRLWKISGNPHDPLSRGRLCPRGTGGIGTNFDTDRLRAPLVRVGPRGEERWQEVTWDEAIQHIADRMAKIKTDYGPEAMAFFSHGIGGNFLKHTMAAFGSPNTAAPSFAQCRGPRDVGFELTFGDQPGSPERTDIENARCLVLIGSHLGENMHNTQVQEFAAAVDRGATVIVVDPRFSVAASKAKHYLPIKPGTDLALVLAWMHTLVAEKLYDASYVEQYGHGFDQFREAIADNTPEWAAAITGLSPEAIRETAREMGRHRPATLVHPGRRANWYGDDAQRSRAVALLNALLGSWGRKGGFYTPAIMPIPDYPYPDYPTPGRPKVDNPGHRYPFATEAITTGIRNATITGEPYPIKGWLVYATNLLQSLPSKDETLRAIQNLDLLVVVDLVPSEIAGWADVVLPEAGYLERYDDLHVGPFKRPFVGLRQPVVDPPHGQKPNWWIAKRLAEKLGLGAYFPWDHIEQYLRYRVEEAGLNWEELKAKGVIVGEEEPLYFEDGAAAEFDTPSTKIEFYSDQLATAGFDPVPRFTPPQEPPAGSYRLLFGRSPVHTFASTQTNPLLMDLVGENVLWLNQAEARRLGIANSAVVRLRNQDGVLSEPIRVKVTQRIRPDCVYMVHGFGTTAKGMTRAFGRGASTAQLVTRYATDPLMGGTAVNVNFVTIEPSQGGN; encoded by the coding sequence ATGAACACCGTGTCGCGCCGTCGTTTTCTCAAGCTCTCGGCCGGAACCGTCGCCGTTGCTGGGGGCACCGCCGGGCTGTGGAGCCTGGCATCGGATGCGAAGGGCGCAACCACCGAGGCCCGCGAAGTCGCAACGATCTGCAATGTCTGCTTCTGGAAGTGTGGCGCGATTGCAACCGTCCGGGACGGCCGCCTCTGGAAGATCTCCGGCAACCCCCACGACCCCTTGAGCCGCGGCCGCCTGTGTCCGCGAGGCACGGGAGGCATCGGCACCAACTTCGACACCGACCGGCTTCGTGCACCCCTTGTCCGGGTTGGGCCGCGCGGCGAAGAACGGTGGCAGGAAGTGACGTGGGACGAAGCCATCCAGCACATCGCTGATCGGATGGCGAAGATCAAGACCGATTACGGCCCCGAGGCGATGGCGTTCTTCAGCCACGGCATCGGCGGCAACTTCCTCAAGCACACGATGGCCGCGTTTGGTTCTCCCAACACGGCTGCCCCCTCCTTCGCGCAGTGCCGGGGCCCCAGAGATGTCGGCTTCGAGCTGACGTTCGGAGACCAGCCTGGCTCTCCCGAACGCACCGACATCGAGAACGCGCGGTGCCTGGTATTGATCGGGAGCCATCTGGGCGAGAACATGCACAACACTCAGGTGCAGGAGTTCGCGGCGGCGGTGGATCGCGGCGCGACGGTGATCGTGGTCGACCCGAGGTTTTCAGTGGCGGCGAGCAAGGCCAAACACTACCTCCCGATCAAGCCCGGGACCGACCTGGCACTGGTGCTCGCATGGATGCACACGTTGGTGGCCGAGAAGCTGTACGACGCCAGCTACGTGGAGCAGTACGGGCACGGCTTCGATCAGTTCCGGGAGGCGATCGCCGACAACACGCCGGAGTGGGCCGCCGCCATCACCGGGCTGTCGCCGGAGGCAATCCGCGAGACCGCGCGGGAAATGGGACGGCACCGCCCGGCCACGCTGGTGCATCCGGGCCGACGCGCGAACTGGTACGGCGACGATGCCCAACGTTCGCGGGCGGTCGCACTGCTGAACGCCTTGCTCGGGAGTTGGGGGCGCAAGGGCGGGTTTTACACGCCGGCGATTATGCCGATCCCCGACTACCCGTATCCCGACTATCCAACGCCGGGACGGCCCAAGGTGGACAACCCCGGGCACCGGTACCCATTCGCCACAGAGGCGATCACGACCGGGATTCGGAACGCGACAATCACTGGTGAGCCGTACCCGATCAAGGGCTGGCTCGTCTATGCGACGAACCTGCTCCAATCACTGCCGTCGAAAGACGAGACGCTCCGGGCAATCCAGAATCTCGACCTGCTCGTGGTGGTGGATTTGGTGCCGAGCGAAATTGCCGGCTGGGCGGATGTCGTCCTGCCGGAGGCCGGGTACCTGGAGCGGTACGACGACCTGCATGTCGGGCCGTTCAAGCGGCCGTTCGTCGGCTTGCGCCAACCCGTCGTGGATCCGCCGCACGGGCAGAAACCGAACTGGTGGATTGCCAAGCGCCTGGCCGAGAAGCTCGGGCTTGGTGCGTACTTTCCCTGGGATCACATCGAACAGTACCTACGCTACCGCGTCGAGGAGGCCGGGCTCAACTGGGAGGAACTCAAGGCCAAGGGCGTGATTGTCGGCGAGGAGGAACCCCTCTACTTCGAGGACGGGGCGGCCGCAGAGTTCGACACGCCGTCGACCAAGATCGAGTTCTACTCGGACCAACTCGCCACCGCCGGCTTCGATCCGGTGCCCCGGTTTACACCGCCGCAGGAGCCGCCCGCGGGGTCGTACCGGCTGTTGTTTGGTCGCTCGCCCGTGCACACCTTCGCGAGCACCCAGACCAACCCGTTGTTGATGGATCTCGTGGGGGAGAACGTCCTCTGGCTCAACCAGGCAGAAGCCCGGCGTCTCGGGATCGCCAATAGCGCCGTGGTTCGCCTCCGCAACCAGGACGGGGTGCTGAGCGAACCGATCCGCGTGAAGGTGACGCAACGTATCCGGCCCGACTGCGTGTACATGGTCCACGGGTTCGGCACCACCGCCAAGGGGATGACACGCGCCTTCGGCAGAGGCGCCAGCACCGCACAGCTGGTAACCCGTTATGCCACCGACCCCCTCATGGGCGGCACTGCGGTCAACGTCAACTTCGTCACGATCGAGCCGTCGCAAGGGGGCAACTGA
- the extI gene encoding selenite/tellurite reduction operon porin ExtI, with the protein MTSTLRSLTVLTFAFWLVGTSTAQAQVEINANMLTLRIQLTGQLLAEHTDYGGGKDALDDRTDLRFARFRITFTGMYDDTYGFHLNTQSALGTTKAGITGHTVAAQQTDANDGNIRLHDAYFIANFNDHLNFKIGLTKIPMTRGNLDGCFDPLGIDRSLFAFTGYGTVPMKASRDMGVSLWGKAAGGRSVYQIAVFQGREGFARSTHPFTGATVTSTPTPSNSLFYVGRVHYSFLEIESESSGYEGSYLGDLKVLTIGGGFGYEADAIYKNVTAAGVIQNDETVDHKAYTVDLMFEYPTKAGTYTVTSAYLKKHFDDVHKTNLSGGDRITTYGGLNGQKEGWHVRAGYLLPVKVGKEGKVQPYGYYEKFDLAAITGVNEQTITQKAAGVNWYIRGQNVRFTAEYQRNEFAKPQGFQGGRLNASSQPIDLFSKNSSFRTMFQVAF; encoded by the coding sequence ATGACAAGCACGCTTCGTTCCCTCACCGTGCTGACCTTCGCCTTCTGGCTCGTGGGCACGTCCACGGCCCAGGCGCAGGTCGAGATCAATGCCAACATGCTGACGCTGCGGATTCAGCTCACCGGCCAGCTGCTCGCCGAGCACACCGACTACGGCGGCGGCAAGGACGCCCTCGACGATCGCACCGATCTCCGGTTTGCGCGGTTCCGGATCACGTTTACCGGCATGTACGACGACACCTACGGCTTCCATCTGAACACCCAGAGCGCCTTGGGCACCACCAAGGCGGGGATCACGGGCCACACCGTGGCGGCCCAGCAAACCGACGCGAACGACGGCAACATCCGGCTGCACGACGCCTATTTCATCGCCAATTTCAACGACCACCTGAACTTCAAGATCGGATTGACCAAGATCCCGATGACCCGGGGCAACCTCGACGGCTGCTTCGATCCGCTGGGCATCGACCGGTCGCTCTTCGCCTTTACCGGCTACGGCACGGTGCCGATGAAGGCCAGCCGGGACATGGGGGTCAGTCTCTGGGGCAAGGCCGCCGGCGGCCGTTCGGTGTACCAGATCGCCGTATTCCAGGGCCGCGAGGGCTTCGCGCGTAGCACCCACCCGTTCACCGGGGCCACGGTCACCTCGACCCCGACGCCGTCGAACTCCCTGTTCTACGTTGGCCGCGTGCACTACTCATTCCTTGAAATCGAATCTGAGAGCTCCGGGTACGAGGGTTCGTACCTCGGCGACCTCAAAGTCTTGACGATCGGTGGGGGCTTCGGATACGAGGCGGACGCGATCTACAAGAACGTGACGGCGGCTGGTGTCATCCAGAACGACGAGACTGTCGACCACAAGGCCTACACCGTTGACCTCATGTTCGAGTACCCGACCAAGGCCGGCACCTACACGGTAACGTCCGCCTACCTCAAGAAGCACTTCGACGACGTCCACAAGACCAACCTGAGCGGCGGCGATCGCATTACCACCTACGGCGGCCTCAACGGGCAGAAGGAGGGCTGGCACGTCCGGGCCGGCTACCTGCTGCCAGTGAAGGTTGGCAAGGAAGGCAAGGTCCAGCCCTACGGGTACTACGAGAAGTTCGACCTGGCCGCGATCACCGGGGTGAACGAGCAGACCATCACCCAGAAGGCCGCCGGCGTCAACTGGTACATCCGCGGCCAGAACGTCCGGTTCACCGCCGAATACCAGCGCAACGAGTTCGCGAAGCCGCAGGGATTCCAGGGCGGCCGGTTGAACGCTTCCAGCCAGCCGATCGACCTGTTCTCGAAGAACTCCTCGTTCCGCACCATGTTCCAGGTCGCCTTCTAA